The Geoalkalibacter sp. nucleotide sequence ACATGATACAGGTCGACACCACCAGCAGGCCGGTGGTCGTAAAGTAATTCGTCTGATAGCCCGCGCCCCAGAACAGTACAGAGGGGAACGAAAACAGAGAAAGGAGGAAGATAAAGGTAAAGAAAACGGAGAGGAAGACGTCTTTTCTGTCCCCCTGAACGTAAATCTTCAAGCATCGCGAGAATCGTACCGCTTCCCTGAGAAATTTCGCTTTGATTCGCCGCGTTCTTTCAGGGCTGGTGAGACGCAGCCAGGCCAGGCCTCTGGCAGTCAGGTCGAACAGCCGCAGCAGCCAGCGCAGACGGAACAGCAACACCAGGAAACAGGCGAGATAGCCGATGGCGACGCTGGCCAAAATCCAGCCTATACTGGACATCATTCCACCATCCCGGAAATACGGCAGTCCCGCGATAAGGAACGGTACGGGGAGAAAAATCAGGAACATTGCGATAAACGTTCGGATGGTCGTCGCCGCCGTGGCCGTGCCAATCGAAACGCCGCGCCGATAAAGAAACCAGACCTGGGCAAAACCTCCGCCAGTCGCCATGGGGGTGATATTGGAAAACAGGATATTGATGAACGTCAACTTGCCGAGGTTTCCAGCGGCGAGATTGTGCCCCGACGCCTTGAGAATGAAGTGCAGGCGCAGTGCATCACTGACAAAATAAATCGTCAGAAGCATGGCAAGTGCAGAAAGAACCGGCCAGGACCACAGATGCTCATTAATGGAAAACGACTGTGCGCCAACCTGCCGATAGATAAACAAAGGCACGCCACAGCTCAACGCAAGAAACAGGAAAGCGTAAGCCGTCCAGCGGACCGAAATCGCCCTTTTGGTAGACTGCTGCGAGGGGTCCAGCCCTTTTACGCTCACCGACCTGCCCTTCATGCCAGAATCGTTGTGATCAGGTAGGCCGTATAGCCCACGTAACAGGCCAGCAGCACCGCGCCTTCAAGGCGGTTGATACGTCCCGGTCCACGGAATCCGTAGCCGAACACGAAGAGCGAAAGGGTCAGCCCAGCCATCACCATCATGTCGCGGTTGAAAACTTCCGGTCCGATCGCCATCGGGTGAATCGCACCGGCGATCCCCACCACCGCCAGGGTGTTGAACAGGTTGGACCCAAGAACGTTGCCCAGCGCGATGTCATGTTCCCCCTTGCGGGTGGCGATAATCGACGAGGCCAGTTCCGGCAGCGAGGTGCCCACCGCGACGATGGTCAAGCCGATGATCAGGTCGCTGACCCCGAATCCATGAGCGATCTCCACCGCGCCCCAGACCAGGATGCGGGAGCTGACGACGAGCAGCACCAGGCCCACTGACAGCCAGAAGACCGCACGGCGAATGGGCATGGCGCGAACGTCGAGTTCCTGCTCCATCTCGCTCCCCAGCGCATCGGCTTTTTTCTGCATACCCTGCCAGATGGTCCAGGCCATCAGGCCGCCGAACACGGTCAGCAACACGATGGCATCAAGCCGGGTTATTTTGCCATCCCAGAGTTGCCAGGCCGCCAGTGCAGTCACCACCGTGAGGATGGGCAGCTCTTTGCGCAGCACCTGCGAATGGACGGCTATAGGGCTGATCAGTGCGGTCACCCCCAGGATCAGGGCGATGTTGGTGATGTTCGACCCGTAGGCGTTGCCCAGCGCGATGCCCGGATTGCCCTGCGAGGCGGCCAGTGCCGACACCACCATCTCCGGCGCGGAGGTGCCGAAACCCACGATCACCATGCCGATCAACAGCGGCGGCATGCCGAAATGACGGGCGGTGGAGGCAGATCCCTCCACAAAACGGTCGGCGCTCCAGACCAGCAGCGCCAGGCCAAAAATCACAGCAACAAAGGCGAGTGTCATGCCACTCCCCTTTTCATATCAGTTTGCCCAGTGAGGCTCTTG carries:
- a CDS encoding calcium/sodium antiporter, which translates into the protein MTLAFVAVIFGLALLVWSADRFVEGSASTARHFGMPPLLIGMVIVGFGTSAPEMVVSALAASQGNPGIALGNAYGSNITNIALILGVTALISPIAVHSQVLRKELPILTVVTALAAWQLWDGKITRLDAIVLLTVFGGLMAWTIWQGMQKKADALGSEMEQELDVRAMPIRRAVFWLSVGLVLLVVSSRILVWGAVEIAHGFGVSDLIIGLTIVAVGTSLPELASSIIATRKGEHDIALGNVLGSNLFNTLAVVGIAGAIHPMAIGPEVFNRDMMVMAGLTLSLFVFGYGFRGPGRINRLEGAVLLACYVGYTAYLITTILA
- a CDS encoding lysylphosphatidylglycerol synthase transmembrane domain-containing protein, which encodes MKGRSVSVKGLDPSQQSTKRAISVRWTAYAFLFLALSCGVPLFIYRQVGAQSFSINEHLWSWPVLSALAMLLTIYFVSDALRLHFILKASGHNLAAGNLGKLTFINILFSNITPMATGGGFAQVWFLYRRGVSIGTATAATTIRTFIAMFLIFLPVPFLIAGLPYFRDGGMMSSIGWILASVAIGYLACFLVLLFRLRWLLRLFDLTARGLAWLRLTSPERTRRIKAKFLREAVRFSRCLKIYVQGDRKDVFLSVFFTFIFLLSLFSFPSVLFWGAGYQTNYFTTTGLLVVSTCIMYFAPSPGGAGFAEGVFGLFFASLVHASELVGIILVWRFLTIYLGMLIGVPVTLHELARRRMGNG